From the Thermodesulfovibrionales bacterium genome, the window TGATACTATACTACGGCATTACTGCCAGTGCGGGACCGAATGGCAACATTTCACCGACAGGCACGATGTCCGTGCAACAGTTCACCAACCAGAAATTTACGATGACGCCGAATGCGGGGTACCGGGTAGCCGACGTGCAGGTTGATGGGGCATCAGTGGGTGCGCCAACCTCGTTCACGTTCACCAATGTCCAGACAACCCACACAATCAGCGTAACCTTTACCCTGGATGTCTATACTATCACGGCTTCTGCCGACGTGAACGGCAGCATCACGCCAACGGGTACGATAACGGTGAACAAAGGCGCCAGCCAGACCTATACGATCGCACCGAATCAGGGATATCAGGTGCTGAACGTGATCGTTGACGGCGTAAACATAGGTGCAATAAACACGTATACTTTTACAAATGTCACAACCAACCACACGATTAATGCCTACTTCAAGATGACTACCTATACGATCACGGCCAGCGCGGGAACGGGGGGGAGCATATCGCCGTTGGGCACTGCCACTTTGAACATTGGCGCCAGCCAGACTTACACCATCACGCCTACAGCAGGATACAGCATCACGGATGTCCAGGTTGACGGGGGGTCAGTGGGCGCAGTGACCATATATACCTTCGCTAACATCACGGCCAACCACACGATTGCGGCGACCTTTGCAGCGAACCCCTCATACACGATCACAGCCAGTGCCGGAGCCAACGGCGCCATATCCCCGGGCACCGTGTCAGTGCTGGGCGGCGCGAGCCAGAAGTTCACGATCACCGCGGCCACCGGGTATCGTGTAGCCGACCTTCAGGTAGACGGGTCGTCCGTGGGGGCGCTGACCTCGTACACCTTCTCTAATGTTCAGGGGAACCACACGATCAGCGCCTCCTTCACGCTGAACGTCTATACCATAACGGCTGTGGCCGACGTCAACGGAAGCATCACGCCCGCGGGCACGATAACGGTGAACAAAGGCGGCAGCCAGACCTTCACGATCACGCCGGATGCAGGCCATACGGTACGGAGCGTGATCGTCGATGGGGCAAATTGGGGTTCAAAAACCAGCTTTACCTTTTCGAACGTAACGGCGAATCACACCATCAACGCGTATTTCAAATGACGTCCTGCTTGGCTTGGAATCTCAGTAGGCCAGACATTTCTGTCTGGCCTTATTTTTCCATCAATCTCATGAAGAAACAGGCAGCTTAGCAAGCCTCAGGGAAGGCCACAAAAGCAGAGCCTTGGATTGGACAGACGTCTGTCAGTGAAGATAAAAAACAGCGGGTAGCCAAAGAGCGTGATGAGAAAGAGATCACAGGCCGGACTAAAAAAGGAGTCGTCCGACGCTCTTTCCAACTGAGCTAAGGGTAAGGGCGCTGATTCCCTATCCCTTCCTCACCCCCTCCTTCAGGAAAATACCATATTTCGGGTGTTCAAAGGGATGAATATTCGGAAACTTTGCATAGAGCCATCCCTTGAATATCTCTTTGCCACCCTCAAAAACTTTTACGCCGACTGCGGGATTGTTGGGGTCGTTCGTGGCAGAAGTTGCCGTCCCTGGTTTCCCGGGTTGCATCCTGAAGTCAGGAAGGAATTCTCCAACGGATATCTTCAGGTCTGAATTGGGGATCTGGAAATCGCTGTTGAGCTTCACTGTATATTCCTTTAACGTTTTGGCGGCCTTATCCTCAAAGACTATCTTCACCGAAGACCATTTCCCTTTCACTGCATCGGGGACAACAACCTTCATTTCACCCTTCGGAGCCCCATGCCCTGGCGGCATCTGACCTGCTGGTGGCATCTGACCTGCTGGCGGCATCTGACCTGCTGGTGGCATCTGACCTGCCGGCGGCATCTGACCTGCCGGCGGCATCTGACCTGCTGGTGGCATCTGACCTGCCGGTGGCATCTGCATGCCGGGCTCCATTGTCTGTGGGGCTTGAGGAAGTGGTTGCTCCTCCTTCTTTTTGCAGGCTCCAAGGCCGAAACTGACAGCCAGAACAATTCCGATGCTTATGATTAAAAACCTTCTCATCGTGAAACCTCCTAAATATGTTATTATCGCTCGATTCCGAAACAACTCGCAACCAGTCCAAAAATGGTTTACTACGAGTCTTGCCTTAGGACAATTCGCCCTCTTGCTGCGGCCCCCAGCCATAGGACCCTCTGTATTTCTGCAATGTCTGACAATGCTCTTTTCACGCTATAAATCCATGAAATCCAAAAATTAT encodes:
- a CDS encoding DUF2155 domain-containing protein, which gives rise to MRRFLIISIGIVLAVSFGLGACKKKEEQPLPQAPQTMEPGMQMPPAGQMPPAGQMPPAGQMPPAGQMPPAGQMPPAGQMPPAGQMPPGHGAPKGEMKVVVPDAVKGKWSSVKIVFEDKAAKTLKEYTVKLNSDFQIPNSDLKISVGEFLPDFRMQPGKPGTATSATNDPNNPAVGVKVFEGGKEIFKGWLYAKFPNIHPFEHPKYGIFLKEGVRKG